Below is a window of Shinella sp. PSBB067 DNA.
CGCACCAGAAGGAAGCGCCGTTCCGGCGCCACCTCGGCGATCTTGATCTCGCCGGTCGCCGCCACGGTGCGGATCGCCTCCTGCAGGAACGGATAGGTGCCTTCCTCGGAAACGAGAGCGGCATTGCGGTGCATCCAGGTCTGCAGCCAGATGCGGTCCGTCTTCTGCAGGTCCGCCGTCGGGTCGCTCCTGTTGACGAGGCCGGCGATCGTCATGTCCGCCCGGTGCTGGAATAGGCCGGAAGGCTCGACCCAGGAGGCGCGCGGCAGCTCAAGGCGCTTCGTCGAGGCCAGGAAGTCGAAGATGCGCTTGTGGTCGTCGAGCGCGATGTAGCTCACCTGCCAGGGCCGCGAGCGGCGGAAGCCGGGCACGGTGGGATCGCAGATCACGGTCGTCGTCCTGTCGTCGAGGAAGACGTGGACGCCGCCGAAATGGTTCGCCCAGTAGGCCTCGTGGCGGAAGACGAGCTGGTCCGGCACCAGCGCGTTCTGCCTTATGTCGCCGGTCTGCCTGGCGAGCTCCACCATGCGGTCCAGCATGGCATCGTCCGCCCAGGCGTTCGGCACCGTCTTCAGCCGGTCGACCAGCCCGCGCAGTTCCCCCGCCTTGCCGAGCATGTCCTCGGCCGAAAGCACCCGGAAGCGCACCTCGTTGATCGAGAGCAGGTCGTCGATGTCGTTGACGACAGAGACGGAATCCTCGATCTCGCCATAGAGCGCGTCGCGGATGGTGATCGCGTTGATCGCCCTTGCATTGGCCGAGAAGAACTCGTGCATCAGCGCGGCGGTGTTGGAAAAGCTCGTATGCACCACCGGCAGGTTCACCTGGTCCGGCGTCATGATGATGAAGCGCCGGTTGACCCGGTTCGGGTCGAGATAATCCCGGTCCCCCAGCTCGTCGGCAATCTCCGGCGAAAA
It encodes the following:
- a CDS encoding DUF6638 family protein: MNRLLEAELIYGRLLPVDEPHLVERYNKALDGFGMRRTGLSSFRIDMTGFSPEIADELGDRDYLDPNRVNRRFIIMTPDQVNLPVVHTSFSNTAALMHEFFSANARAINAITIRDALYGEIEDSVSVVNDIDDLLSINEVRFRVLSAEDMLGKAGELRGLVDRLKTVPNAWADDAMLDRMVELARQTGDIRQNALVPDQLVFRHEAYWANHFGGVHVFLDDRTTTVICDPTVPGFRRSRPWQVSYIALDDHKRIFDFLASTKRLELPRASWVEPSGLFQHRADMTIAGLVNRSDPTADLQKTDRIWLQTWMHRNAALVSEEGTYPFLQEAIRTVAATGEIKIAEVAPERRFLLVRAAPDHPDQWLVNRLISQMVPHDFVSRFVFDKQGFYAAYEHYSEKFREYVVATLTRTYLQDKAAFRRKLFGIREDDPNA